A window of the Gossypium hirsutum isolate 1008001.06 chromosome A05, Gossypium_hirsutum_v2.1, whole genome shotgun sequence genome harbors these coding sequences:
- the LOC107959501 gene encoding protein PHYTOCHROME KINASE SUBSTRATE 4 isoform X1 has translation MQTMNGVGSFEERSLEQGLEPSFSCSSSVQHKAKLRADEDTEISIFDAQRYFNETTSDIRVCKRVSPLNMPNLELDPISSAPQRDVSSTSCADGYGYGYGMTYRVRSFHATPTASSEASWNSQTGLLSNPPGAIAVSMTMKNPSTDHKRKGCGKLKWLWGRSCPCSGNKSVQVEPKTPLGMNQKSSSVADGDNKREERLLASNPHRMSAENQFDSSLGRQRVVASVSASARPRPLMISDGYSGTAVAGFTFPILNQQPTSSHLKTAVPLNRNHNSLNDGGEDPPRDSLEVFRPSDQSSSISVPKKLVSITDDDVGSDTSSDLFEIESFSTTTQGQTTSNPLYHRRDSMDEASSFNIRRSMVLAAAASPMMSECYEPSEASIEWSVTTAEGCGEAEENITAVGKGGKKKSGNGGLLSCRCEKAVSVGPNPVKYVPPQRQAATTINHVGCTM, from the coding sequence ATGCAAACTATGAATGGTGTAGGAAGCTTTGAAGAACGCTCCCTGGAACAGGGACTTGAACCTTCCTTTTCTTGCAGTTCCTCCGTCCAACACAAAGCCAAACTCAGAGCAGATGAGGACACTGAGATTAGCATTTTCGATGCCCAGAGATACTTCAACGAAACCACCAGCGATATCAGAGTGTGCAAGAGGGTTTCCCCGCTTAACATGCCCAACCTGGAATTAGATCCTATTTCATCAGCGCCCCAGCGTGATGTTTCCTCCACGTCTTGTGCCGACGGCTATGGCTATGGCTATGGCATGACCTACCGAGTTCGTTCTTTCCATGCAACTCCAACGGCTTCATCGGAGGCTAGCTGGAATAGCCAGACTGGTCTTTTGTCGAATCCTCCTGGCGCCATTGCGGTGTCTATGACCATGAAAAATCCTTCCACTGATCACAAGAGAAAAGGGTGTGGTAAATTGAAATGGCTTTGGGGCCGAAGCTGTCCCTGCTCCGGCAACAAATCCGTTCAAGTTGAGCCCAAAACACCCTTGGGCATGAATCAGAAAAGTTCAAGCGTTGCCGACGGAGATAATAAACGGGAAGAGAGATTATTAGCCTCTAATCCTCACAGGATGTCAGCAGAGAATCAATTTGATTCCAGCTTAGGGCGACAGCGTGTGGTAGCTTCGGTTTCAGCATCAGCAAGACCAAGGCCCCTGATGATAAGTGATGGCTACTCCGGGACAGCTGTAGCTGGTTTCACCTTTCCAATACTTAATCAACAACCAACATCATCCCATCTTAAAACGGCAGTGCCGCTGAATAGAAATCATAACTCCCTTAATGATGGTGGTGAGGATCCACCTCGAGACTCGTTGGAGGTGTTCCGACCTTCTGACCAATCATCATCTATATCTGTTCCAAAGAAACTGGTGTCCATAACTGACGATGATGTTGGCAGTGATACCAGCTCAGACTTGTTCGAAATCGAGAGCTTTTCCACGACCACCCAGGGCCAGACCACGTCAAATCCACTGTACCATCGTCGAGATTCGATGGATGAGGCCTCCAGCTTTAATATAAGAAGATCGATGGTATTAGCAGCAGCAGCTTCGCCGATGATGTCGGAGTGTTACGAGCCGAGCGAGGCAAGCATAGAGTGGAGCGTGACGACGGCAGAAGGGTGTGGTGAAGCGGAGGAGAACATCACAGCGGTTGGCAAAGGGGGGAAGAAGAAATCAGGGAATGGGGGGTTGTTGAGCTGTCGATGCGAGAAGGCGGTGAGCGTGGGGCCTAACCCCGTCAAGTACGTGCCCCCTCAGAGACAGGCAGCTACTACAATCAACCATGTGGGCTGCACAATGTGA
- the LOC107959501 gene encoding protein PHYTOCHROME KINASE SUBSTRATE 4 isoform X2 produces the protein MPNLELDPISSAPQRDVSSTSCADGYGYGYGMTYRVRSFHATPTASSEASWNSQTGLLSNPPGAIAVSMTMKNPSTDHKRKGCGKLKWLWGRSCPCSGNKSVQVEPKTPLGMNQKSSSVADGDNKREERLLASNPHRMSAENQFDSSLGRQRVVASVSASARPRPLMISDGYSGTAVAGFTFPILNQQPTSSHLKTAVPLNRNHNSLNDGGEDPPRDSLEVFRPSDQSSSISVPKKLVSITDDDVGSDTSSDLFEIESFSTTTQGQTTSNPLYHRRDSMDEASSFNIRRSMVLAAAASPMMSECYEPSEASIEWSVTTAEGCGEAEENITAVGKGGKKKSGNGGLLSCRCEKAVSVGPNPVKYVPPQRQAATTINHVGCTM, from the coding sequence ATGCCCAACCTGGAATTAGATCCTATTTCATCAGCGCCCCAGCGTGATGTTTCCTCCACGTCTTGTGCCGACGGCTATGGCTATGGCTATGGCATGACCTACCGAGTTCGTTCTTTCCATGCAACTCCAACGGCTTCATCGGAGGCTAGCTGGAATAGCCAGACTGGTCTTTTGTCGAATCCTCCTGGCGCCATTGCGGTGTCTATGACCATGAAAAATCCTTCCACTGATCACAAGAGAAAAGGGTGTGGTAAATTGAAATGGCTTTGGGGCCGAAGCTGTCCCTGCTCCGGCAACAAATCCGTTCAAGTTGAGCCCAAAACACCCTTGGGCATGAATCAGAAAAGTTCAAGCGTTGCCGACGGAGATAATAAACGGGAAGAGAGATTATTAGCCTCTAATCCTCACAGGATGTCAGCAGAGAATCAATTTGATTCCAGCTTAGGGCGACAGCGTGTGGTAGCTTCGGTTTCAGCATCAGCAAGACCAAGGCCCCTGATGATAAGTGATGGCTACTCCGGGACAGCTGTAGCTGGTTTCACCTTTCCAATACTTAATCAACAACCAACATCATCCCATCTTAAAACGGCAGTGCCGCTGAATAGAAATCATAACTCCCTTAATGATGGTGGTGAGGATCCACCTCGAGACTCGTTGGAGGTGTTCCGACCTTCTGACCAATCATCATCTATATCTGTTCCAAAGAAACTGGTGTCCATAACTGACGATGATGTTGGCAGTGATACCAGCTCAGACTTGTTCGAAATCGAGAGCTTTTCCACGACCACCCAGGGCCAGACCACGTCAAATCCACTGTACCATCGTCGAGATTCGATGGATGAGGCCTCCAGCTTTAATATAAGAAGATCGATGGTATTAGCAGCAGCAGCTTCGCCGATGATGTCGGAGTGTTACGAGCCGAGCGAGGCAAGCATAGAGTGGAGCGTGACGACGGCAGAAGGGTGTGGTGAAGCGGAGGAGAACATCACAGCGGTTGGCAAAGGGGGGAAGAAGAAATCAGGGAATGGGGGGTTGTTGAGCTGTCGATGCGAGAAGGCGGTGAGCGTGGGGCCTAACCCCGTCAAGTACGTGCCCCCTCAGAGACAGGCAGCTACTACAATCAACCATGTGGGCTGCACAATGTGA